The Zobellia alginiliquefaciens genome contains a region encoding:
- a CDS encoding ArnT family glycosyltransferase has product MISNLRYQFLLVLIVLVYIAGMFVTLFENDSAQFAVMAMRMVQENDFINLIKGGTQYLDKPHLHFWLAALSFKIFGLFEWAYRIPAILVTLLGAYSCYGLGKLLYNTNTGKLAALIFMTAQTIVLSVIDVRTDAVLASFTILAIWQFTAYVEKRNLLSIVIGGLAAGLAFSTKGQIALFVIGVALICHLAYTRKWESVVSWKVLVGLAFFSLAIAPMLYAYYHQFDLHPEKVIRGTSNRSGILFIFWEQSLERTGGTMGEASKDYFFFFHTFLWVFLPWTIPAIFAFGSRLRKLFKSKFTYNPNYDFLTIGTIAVFFIVASISQFKLPHYLNIVIPLFAVLTASYINQVIRTKKKKTLKILLGSQYFVLSIVFIAVVFICFYVFPFENIFVSSILMIFCLMSIYFCLKKEAYFLRIITLSVCSSLLLNAVLNLHFYPNLLEYQAGSNMAEIVTDEDIPVDEIYKISNYHTWSLDFYNRYPVQYTSLKAIENEKNAWLYANDKDLESIKAAGLDWDQQFTVKDFRISRLSGSFLNPSTRKGKLKKMHLIHIR; this is encoded by the coding sequence TGCTGATTGTTCTGGTTTACATTGCCGGAATGTTCGTGACGCTTTTTGAGAACGATTCCGCCCAGTTTGCTGTAATGGCAATGAGAATGGTACAAGAGAACGATTTTATCAACCTTATAAAAGGAGGCACTCAGTATCTAGATAAACCGCATTTACACTTTTGGCTAGCGGCCTTATCCTTTAAAATTTTTGGTCTTTTTGAATGGGCCTATAGAATACCGGCTATCCTTGTTACATTACTTGGAGCCTATAGTTGCTACGGGTTAGGAAAACTTCTTTACAATACCAATACGGGTAAATTGGCGGCTCTGATTTTTATGACCGCACAGACTATCGTTCTGTCGGTAATTGACGTTCGTACAGATGCTGTTTTGGCTTCGTTTACTATTCTTGCTATATGGCAGTTTACGGCTTATGTTGAAAAAAGAAACCTGCTTTCCATAGTTATTGGTGGATTGGCTGCAGGTTTGGCATTTTCCACAAAAGGGCAAATTGCACTATTTGTAATTGGTGTAGCGCTAATATGTCATTTGGCATATACTAGAAAATGGGAAAGTGTTGTTAGCTGGAAAGTCTTGGTAGGACTTGCTTTTTTTAGCCTTGCCATTGCACCTATGCTTTATGCGTATTATCATCAATTTGATCTGCATCCGGAAAAAGTAATTCGTGGAACTTCTAATCGTAGCGGTATCCTTTTTATTTTCTGGGAACAGAGTTTAGAGCGTACGGGAGGAACTATGGGTGAGGCTTCCAAAGACTATTTTTTCTTTTTCCATACCTTTTTATGGGTCTTTCTCCCTTGGACGATTCCTGCAATTTTTGCTTTTGGATCAAGATTACGTAAGCTGTTTAAATCAAAATTCACCTATAATCCTAATTATGATTTTTTAACCATAGGGACTATAGCAGTGTTTTTTATAGTGGCGAGCATCTCCCAATTTAAATTGCCACATTATCTTAATATAGTCATTCCGTTATTTGCCGTATTAACGGCGTCTTACATTAATCAGGTTATACGAACAAAGAAGAAGAAAACGCTTAAGATACTTTTGGGTTCGCAATATTTTGTTCTAAGTATAGTCTTCATTGCAGTGGTGTTTATTTGTTTTTATGTATTTCCGTTTGAAAACATATTTGTTTCTAGTATTCTGATGATTTTCTGTTTGATGAGTATTTACTTCTGTTTAAAAAAGGAAGCTTATTTTCTGCGAATCATAACATTGTCAGTATGTAGTTCTTTATTGTTAAACGCTGTACTGAACCTTCACTTTTATCCCAATTTATTAGAGTATCAAGCGGGGTCTAATATGGCTGAGATAGTAACGGATGAAGATATTCCAGTTGATGAAATCTATAAAATTTCTAATTATCATACCTGGTCACTTGATTTTTATAATCGATATCCGGTACAGTACACCTCCCTCAAGGCAATTGAAAATGAGAAAAATGCATGGCTCTATGCAAATGATAAGGATTTAGAAAGCATAAAAGCTGCTGGTCTTGATTGGGATCAACAGTTTACTGTGAAAGACTTTCGTATTTCACGTTTATCAGGTAGTTTTTTAAACCCGTCCACTAGAAAGGGGAAACTAAAAAAAATGCACCTTATCCATATCAGATAA